One Castanea sativa cultivar Marrone di Chiusa Pesio chromosome 4, ASM4071231v1 DNA window includes the following coding sequences:
- the LOC142631890 gene encoding putative GPI-anchored protein At4g28100, whose translation MSLNPPFFTFFLVFFFSILLPTFLGLPNPDPASIQSFLPNPSPQATIPAFPEQSNVAGCPLDLPDELFHGINTACSATNGQLHHSRCCPVLAAWLYSAYSSTALGRASRVGSTANSTTTSYDMPLLPDDSETCVEDLGKALKGRGIELIRPNETCDLVYCYCGIRLHPLSCPEAFSVNQQGKLVGDENVKRLEKDCLSSSTNVNEFPGLGGCSKCLNSLYLLNKKKTFNSSKSEDRTTKMHNKDCQLMGMTWLLAKNRTAYIHTVSAVLRAIMLSKDGSNPQSCTLNSDGMPLAVDSSEISSHSSSNTLRAPIFSMLSLCLLYMFCIVLSTHFY comes from the exons atgtccCTCAACCCACCtttctttactttcttcttagttttcttcttctcaattCTCTTGCCCACCTTTCTGGGTCTTCCCAACCCGGACCCGGCATCAATCCAATCATTTCTCCCAAATCCATCTCCACAAGCAACAATTCCTGCATTCCCTGAACAATCCAATGTAGCTGGGTGCCCATTAGACCTCCCAGATGAGCTTTTCCATGGCATAAACACTGCTTGTAGTGCCACCAATGGCCAGCTCCATCATAGCCGATGCTGTCCTGTACTAGCTGCTTGGCTCTACTCTGCTTACTCTTCCACAGCCCTTGGAAGAGCAAGTAGAGTTGGCAGCACAGCAAATAGTACCACCACATCCTATGACATGCCACTCCTGCCTGATGATTCAGAAACATGTGTGGAGGACTTGGGAAAAGCACTCAAGGGAAGAGGAATTGAGTTAATAAGACCCAATGAGACTTGTGACTTGGTGTACTGTTATTGTGGAATAAGGTTACACCCATTGAGTTGTCCTGAAGCTTTTTCAGTGAACCAGCAAGGGAAGCTTGTTGGGGATGAGAATGTGAAGAGGTTGGAGAAAGATTGCTTGAGTAGTAGCACCAATGTGAATGAATTCCCAGGGCTTGGTGGGTGCTCTAAGTGCTTGAACAGTCTCTATCTG CTTAACAAGAAGAAAACTTTCAATTCAAGCAAATCAGAGGACAGGACCACCAAAATGCACAACAAAGATTGTCAACTAATGGGTATGACATGGCTCCTTGCCAAGAATCGAACGGCATACATTCACACTGTTTCAGCAGTCTTACGAGCTATCATGTTGAGCAAAGATGGTTCCAATCCCCAGTCATGCACTCTCAACAGCGATGGAATGCCTCTAGCTGTTGATTCGTCCGAAATCTCCAGTCATTCATCATCAAACACCCTTAGAGCACCCATTTTCAGTATGTTATCGCTTTGTTTGCTATATATGTTTTGCATTGTATTGTCCACCCATTTTTACTAG